In Parasegetibacter sp. NRK P23, a single genomic region encodes these proteins:
- a CDS encoding TlpA disulfide reductase family protein: protein MKRFSLVLIGLLLVIMASAQEIRRWKIADLERYLEQSETPVVVNFWATFCKPCVEEIPWFQEIAEKYKGQKVKLLLVSLDLPFFYPAKIQAFAQKHHFNAEIVWLDETNADVFCPKIDPSWSGAIPATLFLNNKTKHRKFFETQMKAPFFEARLKDAIGLN, encoded by the coding sequence ATGAAAAGATTTTCACTGGTACTGATCGGTTTATTGTTGGTAATAATGGCCTCCGCCCAGGAGATTCGCCGCTGGAAAATCGCGGACCTGGAGCGTTACCTCGAACAAAGTGAAACACCCGTGGTCGTTAATTTCTGGGCCACATTCTGTAAACCTTGCGTGGAAGAAATACCCTGGTTCCAGGAGATCGCGGAGAAATACAAAGGACAGAAGGTGAAACTGCTACTGGTTAGCCTGGACCTGCCGTTTTTCTATCCGGCCAAAATCCAGGCTTTTGCGCAGAAACATCATTTCAACGCGGAGATCGTGTGGCTCGATGAAACGAATGCCGATGTGTTCTGTCCCAAAATCGATCCCTCCTGGTCAGGCGCCATCCCGGCCACCCTTTTTCTCAACAACAAAACGAAGCACCGCAAGTTTTTTGAGACCCAGATGAAAGCGCCTTTCTTTGAGGCGCGGCTGAAAGATGCAATTGGTTTGAATTAA
- a CDS encoding M28 family peptidase, whose protein sequence is MRKPVILAAVLLIAWNVQAQDQTAVFNSINKEVQQRSEAYQNLKKSTATIGHRLTGSTNGKKAEEDAFRLLKTYGLTTTFQPFKAESWSRESIHLHIIGPDGRQEEVKAVALGHSPEKVDITHEMVDMGNGLEADYLSAPEKAKGKIVFAALGLLPGTATGTKNLHRSEKTALAIRYGAAGVILFNGVEGGILLTGTASVTGKVNPIPAVNITYEDGMRLKRQLASGALRASVSMRNFSGTIEARNVIASIPGKKYPNEKIVVAAHLDSWDLATGATDNGLGAYEIIDIARTFKALNLSFDRTIEFVLFMGEEQGLLGSKFYVEDAKKSNTLGNIKYVFNFDMSGATIGFNIGGRKEALSFFKVVGEQIRKTDTVFQNRIGEGAGLHSDHQPFMLEGIPTASSVNNMPSSIYRCYHASCDDISLIKPEWMKDQVRFSAMMIWAMANTTEIPATKLDDAAIKTFLEQAGLKEPLKIAGDWRWKE, encoded by the coding sequence ATGAGAAAACCGGTAATACTCGCGGCAGTGCTGCTCATTGCATGGAATGTGCAGGCGCAGGACCAGACTGCCGTATTCAATTCCATTAATAAAGAAGTACAACAGCGTTCTGAAGCCTACCAGAACCTGAAAAAATCCACGGCAACAATCGGCCATCGTTTAACAGGTTCCACCAACGGAAAAAAGGCGGAAGAAGACGCTTTTCGTTTACTTAAAACTTATGGTCTCACCACCACTTTCCAGCCGTTCAAAGCCGAGAGCTGGAGCCGTGAGTCCATTCACCTGCATATTATTGGGCCCGATGGCCGCCAGGAAGAAGTGAAGGCCGTGGCATTGGGCCATTCTCCTGAAAAAGTGGACATCACCCACGAAATGGTGGATATGGGAAACGGACTGGAAGCGGATTATTTGTCGGCTCCTGAAAAAGCAAAAGGAAAAATCGTTTTCGCCGCGCTGGGCTTACTTCCCGGAACGGCCACAGGTACTAAAAACCTCCACCGTTCGGAAAAAACAGCGCTGGCGATCCGGTACGGGGCCGCTGGTGTAATCCTGTTTAACGGCGTGGAAGGCGGTATCCTGCTTACGGGAACTGCGTCGGTTACTGGAAAAGTGAACCCTATCCCGGCCGTAAACATTACATACGAAGATGGGATGCGCCTGAAACGGCAACTGGCATCGGGTGCGCTACGTGCTTCCGTTTCCATGCGCAATTTCAGCGGTACCATCGAAGCCAGGAACGTGATCGCTTCCATCCCCGGCAAAAAATACCCCAACGAAAAAATCGTGGTGGCCGCGCACCTGGATAGCTGGGACCTTGCAACAGGCGCGACAGATAACGGACTTGGCGCATATGAGATCATCGATATCGCCAGGACTTTTAAAGCATTGAACCTGTCTTTTGACAGAACTATCGAATTTGTGTTGTTTATGGGAGAAGAACAAGGGCTTCTCGGATCGAAATTTTATGTTGAGGACGCAAAAAAGAGCAATACGCTTGGGAATATTAAATATGTATTCAATTTTGATATGTCGGGTGCCACCATCGGATTTAATATCGGTGGACGAAAGGAGGCGCTATCTTTTTTTAAAGTCGTAGGTGAACAAATCCGTAAAACAGATACCGTTTTTCAGAACAGGATAGGTGAGGGGGCTGGCTTACACAGCGACCATCAGCCTTTTATGCTGGAAGGCATTCCTACCGCTTCTTCGGTGAACAATATGCCCTCGTCCATTTACAGGTGCTACCATGCAAGTTGTGATGATATCTCCTTGATTAAACCGGAATGGATGAAGGACCAGGTTCGGTTCTCCGCGATGATGATCTGGGCCATGGCGAATACTACGGAAATTCCAGCTACAAAACTCGATGATGCCGCCATAAAAACGTTCCTGGAGCAGGCTGGGTTGAAAGAACCGCTTAAAATAGCGGGCGACTGGCGGTGGAAGGAATAA
- a CDS encoding RNA methyltransferase: MTPERHDKLLTVLQKRQPDITVLLENITDPHNISAVMRTCDAIGIPEIYVLNTLADAHKRWGFRSSSSAWKWVKVHQFSDPEACVAAIRARYGRILTTHLGTDSVGLYEIDFREPLALVFGNERKGVTEKLRGLADGNFVIPQMGVIQSLNISVACAVTLYEALRQKTNAGHYDHPKLSPEAIDAQMEHWSINWPSPEV, translated from the coding sequence ATGACGCCTGAAAGACACGATAAACTGCTCACTGTATTGCAAAAAAGGCAGCCGGACATTACAGTGTTGCTGGAAAATATTACCGACCCGCACAACATTTCAGCGGTGATGCGTACCTGCGATGCAATAGGTATACCAGAAATTTATGTGCTCAACACGCTGGCCGATGCCCATAAACGTTGGGGCTTCAGAAGTTCCTCTTCTGCCTGGAAGTGGGTGAAGGTGCACCAGTTCTCCGATCCGGAAGCCTGTGTGGCAGCCATTCGTGCGCGCTATGGGCGCATTTTAACAACCCATTTGGGGACCGATTCCGTAGGTTTGTACGAGATCGATTTCAGGGAGCCGCTGGCGCTTGTTTTTGGCAACGAAAGAAAAGGTGTAACTGAAAAGCTCCGGGGATTGGCCGATGGCAATTTCGTGATTCCGCAAATGGGGGTGATCCAGTCGCTGAATATTTCTGTGGCCTGTGCGGTGACCCTTTATGAAGCGTTGCGGCAAAAGACAAATGCGGGACATTATGACCATCCGAAGTTGTCTCCCGAAGCCATCGATGCGCAAATGGAACACTGGAGCATCAACTGGCCCTCTCCTGAAGTGTGA
- a CDS encoding murein L,D-transpeptidase, protein MKKITAGIALILLIISSSGCNNSDDKTSASGRKVAVRDTSITRNNASNPHFLDSAKLESFIAEQALNDSLADGMRSFYNNRNFQFAWIGNDGLTEQALLFKSMYDFGNDSSTARKKLDKQLDALTTETALRPATHLKTELMLTWRFVQYTDHVFKTEEERNKVLETFVPRKRMPVQEIAVSVSDEKEMPTAAFSKLAEQIRRYSDIVAKGGWKNVAAVNDIPGIKKRLAVSGEYTGKDSSAEMNTALQQAIMHFQTNHGFNPTGKINDEQLKEMNIPAEKRLETLLINLERTRWMPEHAKGRSVLVNIPEFRLHAWNEKDTAFTMNVVVGKEANGTLLFASTLNNVVFSPYWNVPRSIVKNELLPAMEKNKDYLKEKNMEITGEENGLPVIRQLPGEGNALGKVKFLFPNAFNIYFHDSPEKHLFNKEDRAYSHGCIRLADPAKMARFCLEGMNEWDDQKINTAMNSGEEKYIKMKRPVQVQIAYYTAWVDEKGMLNFRNDIYGHDAESARHLFL, encoded by the coding sequence ATGAAGAAAATTACCGCAGGCATAGCCCTGATCCTTCTGATCATCAGTAGTTCAGGTTGTAACAACAGTGATGATAAGACATCCGCATCCGGAAGAAAGGTCGCTGTAAGAGACACCAGCATTACCCGAAACAATGCAAGTAATCCGCACTTTCTGGACAGTGCAAAACTTGAAAGCTTCATCGCCGAACAGGCGTTGAACGACTCACTGGCCGACGGAATGAGGAGTTTTTACAACAACCGTAATTTCCAGTTCGCATGGATTGGAAATGATGGCCTTACCGAACAGGCGTTGTTGTTTAAGAGTATGTACGACTTCGGAAACGACAGCAGCACTGCCAGGAAAAAACTGGACAAACAACTGGATGCCCTCACCACGGAGACTGCATTAAGACCAGCTACCCACCTCAAGACTGAACTCATGCTTACCTGGCGCTTCGTTCAGTACACGGATCATGTTTTTAAAACTGAAGAGGAAAGAAACAAAGTACTGGAAACCTTTGTGCCACGCAAAAGAATGCCTGTTCAGGAAATCGCCGTATCTGTAAGTGATGAAAAAGAAATGCCTACAGCGGCTTTTTCAAAACTTGCCGAACAGATCAGGAGATATTCGGATATCGTTGCGAAAGGCGGATGGAAAAATGTAGCCGCCGTGAACGATATACCAGGTATCAAGAAGCGCCTTGCCGTTTCAGGAGAATATACGGGTAAGGACTCTTCAGCTGAAATGAATACAGCATTGCAACAGGCGATCATGCATTTTCAAACCAATCACGGGTTTAATCCTACCGGGAAAATCAATGATGAACAGTTAAAGGAAATGAATATTCCTGCTGAAAAAAGACTGGAAACATTATTGATTAACCTTGAAAGAACGCGTTGGATGCCTGAGCATGCCAAGGGAAGATCAGTGTTGGTTAATATCCCTGAATTCAGGTTGCACGCCTGGAATGAAAAAGATACCGCCTTCACGATGAATGTGGTGGTAGGTAAAGAAGCGAATGGCACCCTTCTTTTTGCGAGTACGTTAAATAATGTGGTATTCAGTCCTTACTGGAACGTGCCGCGGAGTATCGTTAAAAACGAACTGCTGCCTGCCATGGAAAAGAACAAGGACTACTTGAAGGAAAAGAATATGGAAATTACGGGTGAGGAAAATGGACTTCCGGTGATCCGGCAGTTGCCTGGTGAAGGTAATGCGCTGGGCAAAGTGAAGTTCCTGTTCCCCAACGCGTTCAATATTTATTTCCACGATAGCCCGGAAAAACATCTTTTCAACAAAGAAGACAGGGCTTACAGCCACGGCTGCATCCGTTTGGCCGATCCTGCGAAAATGGCGCGTTTCTGTTTGGAAGGAATGAATGAGTGGGACGATCAAAAGATCAATACCGCAATGAACAGCGGCGAAGAGAAATACATTAAAATGAAACGTCCTGTGCAGGTGCAGATAGCTTATTATACCGCATGGGTGGATGAAAAAGGAATGCTCAACTTCCGCAACGATATTTACGGACACGACGCGGAAAGCGCCAGGCATCTATTCTTATAA
- a CDS encoding AsmA family protein — MAKKILKISGITLLVLLLLAFILPFFFKDKIVALVKTEVNKNLNAKVDFKDASLSFFRHFPRVSLALEDLYIAGVDHFKGDTLLQVKELDVAVNLWSVIGGDQIKVHAVNLESPTIHAIVDKEGRANWDIALPDTSTSVSTDTAAFNIALKQYAITNGNIRYDDVPGNMYAQITRLDHSGSGDFTQDLFTLQTKTSAEKVDFSYGGVPYLNAVKTILNTDIGINTNESIYTFDTDDVQLNELKLNTKGSFQLVNDSSYKMDISFKTPDNTFKSILSLIPAVYSTEFDKIQTKGTAAFEGMVKGMYTPTQLPAFNVALQVKDGFFQYPDLPKPVQNIQVDAKLSNPDGVTDHTAIEVSRGHIEMDNEPFDFKFIFRNPETIKYIDAVAKGRLDLSKLTQLVKLEKGTQLGGIIHADVFAKGNMSAIENQSGPFTAGGFLDVQSLNYASPAIPQPVKNGNMRINITNEGGVADQTNISIPAGHIEFGANPVDFTLNLLKPVTDIIFSGSAKGKFDLNTVQQLVTLEPGTSLSGMVEGDVTFAGSNKLVEEEKYDQIKLNGTVAVNNLKYADKDYPEGVAISRTSATMNNDVITLNELRGNFKKTNFSAIGTLNNAIGYAMNDETLSGKLNVKADKMNLNDWMGTDTATAEASASSDPFLVPGKINFNLTAAADEVVYDKVTYKNVHGNLQLANETVTLQQLQTEALDGTIAFNGTYSTLRNKQQPDISISYDVKNVDVQKAFFAFNTVQQLMPIGRFLGGKLSSQLSMNGKLGGDMMPLLNSLTGEGTLFLIDGFLKKFQPLEKLASSLNVSELKEISLKDVKNYFEFDHGKVLVKPFTVKVNDIEMEIGGTHGFDQSINYLVNLKVPRSKLGSQGNNLLNGLVTQANNKGIPVKLGETVNFNVVMTGSMTNPNLKYDLKEVAGDVKTQLQEQAKEFVQTKVDSAKAALKDTAQAIKKELLKSAEEELRKKLLGNKDTAASITPAPNPVKKAEETLKGIKGLLKKKDTTSKN; from the coding sequence ATGGCAAAGAAAATATTGAAGATATCCGGCATCACGTTGTTAGTACTCCTTTTACTTGCTTTTATCCTGCCCTTCTTTTTTAAAGATAAAATCGTGGCGCTGGTTAAAACAGAAGTGAACAAGAACCTGAACGCGAAAGTTGATTTTAAGGATGCTTCCCTTTCTTTTTTCAGGCATTTCCCCCGTGTTTCGCTTGCGCTGGAAGACTTGTACATCGCCGGGGTGGATCATTTTAAAGGCGATACGCTGTTGCAGGTGAAAGAACTTGATGTGGCCGTGAACCTGTGGAGCGTGATCGGCGGAGACCAGATCAAGGTGCATGCGGTAAACCTGGAATCCCCCACGATCCACGCCATTGTGGACAAGGAAGGGCGCGCCAACTGGGACATCGCTTTGCCGGATACTTCGACTTCGGTCTCAACGGATACAGCCGCCTTTAACATTGCCCTGAAACAGTACGCCATCACGAACGGCAATATCCGTTACGATGATGTTCCCGGGAACATGTATGCGCAGATCACCCGGCTTGACCACAGCGGCAGCGGCGATTTTACCCAGGACCTCTTCACGCTTCAAACCAAAACATCCGCCGAAAAAGTGGATTTCAGCTATGGCGGTGTTCCTTACCTGAACGCGGTTAAAACGATTTTGAATACCGATATCGGCATCAATACCAATGAAAGCATCTATACTTTTGATACGGATGATGTTCAACTTAATGAGCTCAAATTGAATACGAAGGGTTCGTTTCAACTGGTGAACGACAGCTCCTATAAAATGGACATCAGTTTCAAAACACCAGACAACACGTTTAAAAGCATACTGTCCCTGATACCGGCAGTATATTCCACAGAATTTGATAAAATACAAACAAAAGGAACCGCCGCGTTTGAAGGTATGGTGAAAGGTATGTATACCCCCACACAACTGCCTGCCTTCAACGTTGCGTTACAGGTAAAGGACGGCTTTTTCCAGTACCCCGATCTTCCAAAGCCTGTACAGAATATCCAGGTGGATGCAAAGTTGAGCAATCCTGATGGCGTAACCGACCATACCGCTATTGAAGTAAGCCGCGGCCATATTGAAATGGACAATGAGCCGTTCGATTTCAAATTCATCTTCCGCAACCCTGAAACCATCAAATACATTGATGCCGTTGCGAAGGGAAGACTCGATCTCTCCAAACTCACCCAGTTGGTAAAACTGGAAAAGGGTACACAACTCGGGGGCATTATTCACGCGGATGTTTTCGCGAAAGGCAATATGTCGGCAATCGAAAACCAATCTGGTCCGTTCACGGCCGGCGGCTTCCTGGATGTGCAATCGTTGAATTACGCGTCTCCCGCTATCCCCCAACCCGTGAAGAACGGCAATATGCGCATCAACATCACCAACGAAGGTGGCGTGGCCGATCAAACCAATATTTCTATACCGGCCGGTCACATTGAGTTTGGCGCCAACCCGGTGGATTTCACGCTGAATCTCCTGAAGCCGGTCACCGATATTATTTTTTCCGGGAGCGCAAAAGGTAAATTCGACCTGAACACAGTGCAGCAACTGGTTACGCTGGAACCCGGCACTTCGCTCAGTGGAATGGTGGAGGGCGATGTAACATTCGCCGGCAGCAATAAACTGGTGGAAGAAGAAAAGTACGACCAGATCAAGCTGAATGGTACCGTAGCCGTGAATAACCTGAAATATGCCGATAAAGACTACCCCGAAGGTGTTGCCATTTCCAGGACAAGCGCCACGATGAACAATGATGTGATTACACTGAATGAACTGCGCGGCAATTTCAAAAAGACCAATTTTTCCGCCATAGGCACACTGAACAACGCTATTGGTTATGCGATGAACGATGAAACGCTTTCCGGCAAACTGAATGTGAAAGCCGATAAAATGAACCTGAACGACTGGATGGGAACGGATACCGCCACAGCCGAAGCTTCCGCATCATCGGATCCATTCCTGGTTCCCGGGAAGATCAACTTCAACCTTACCGCCGCCGCGGATGAAGTGGTGTACGATAAAGTGACTTACAAAAACGTTCACGGTAACCTTCAACTGGCGAATGAAACGGTTACCTTGCAACAACTGCAAACCGAAGCGCTGGATGGCACCATCGCTTTTAACGGCACTTATTCGACGCTGCGCAACAAACAACAGCCCGATATCAGTATCTCCTACGATGTAAAGAACGTGGACGTACAAAAAGCGTTCTTCGCGTTCAATACCGTTCAGCAACTGATGCCGATCGGCCGGTTCCTGGGTGGAAAACTAAGTTCACAACTCAGTATGAACGGAAAACTGGGCGGGGATATGATGCCGTTGCTGAATAGTCTTACCGGTGAAGGAACCCTGTTCCTGATCGATGGTTTCCTGAAAAAGTTCCAGCCTTTGGAGAAACTGGCCAGTTCGCTGAATGTGAGTGAACTGAAAGAAATCAGCCTGAAGGATGTGAAAAATTATTTTGAATTCGACCACGGCAAAGTGCTCGTGAAGCCGTTCACCGTAAAAGTGAATGACATTGAAATGGAGATTGGCGGCACACATGGTTTTGACCAATCCATCAATTATCTTGTAAACCTGAAAGTACCCAGGTCCAAACTGGGAAGCCAGGGCAATAACCTGCTGAACGGCCTGGTTACACAGGCCAACAATAAAGGCATACCCGTTAAACTTGGTGAAACGGTGAACTTCAATGTTGTGATGACCGGCAGCATGACCAATCCCAACCTGAAATACGACCTGAAAGAAGTGGCGGGTGATGTGAAAACGCAGCTGCAGGAACAGGCGAAGGAGTTTGTACAAACCAAAGTGGACAGCGCCAAAGCCGCTCTGAAAGATACCGCTCAGGCCATCAAAAAGGAACTCCTGAAATCCGCCGAGGAAGAACTCAGGAAAAAGCTCCTCGGCAATAAAGACACGGCTGCTTCCATTACCCCTGCACCGAACCCCGTAAAGAAAGCAGAAGAAACATTGAAGGGAATTAAAGGTTTACTTAAGAAGAAAGATACTACCTCTAAAAACTGA
- a CDS encoding L-serine ammonia-lyase — MSQESISVFDMFKIGVGPSSSHTLGPWRAAAMFAHKIATEHGLENLEKVQVLLYGSLAKTGKGHGTDIAVQLGLCNEDPVTFDTTKLQDRIHDIAAKEELNFAGQRLIHFVPSTDIVFLFQESLPFHPNAVTFLAEMQGGTNIAETYYSIGGGFVVQENAPKGGSASVQLPFPIEKSADLMHWCMKTGMSIHEIVAENELSWRSEQETSAGVWHIWETMRDCIYKGCHTEGVLPGGLKVKRRAAELNRKLLAGRTYSDYDSWLLAIRAGGTDFKYILDWVSCFALAVNEENASFGRVVTAPTNGAAGVIPAVLQYYVAFCDGYTKEKIIHFLLTASEIGSIFKKGATISAAMGGCQAEIGVSSAMAAAGLTESMGATQRQAMMAAEIAMEHHLGLTCDPIAGLVQVPCIERNTMGAIKAITASQLALQSSPDFAKVSLDAVVKTMWETALDMSSKYKETADGGLAVNIPLSLSEC, encoded by the coding sequence TTGTCACAGGAATCCATCTCCGTATTCGATATGTTCAAAATTGGCGTAGGGCCATCCAGTTCTCATACACTTGGTCCCTGGAGGGCCGCGGCCATGTTCGCGCATAAAATCGCCACTGAACACGGGTTGGAAAATCTGGAAAAAGTACAGGTGCTTTTATATGGCTCACTCGCGAAAACCGGGAAAGGGCACGGTACGGATATCGCGGTGCAACTGGGCTTGTGCAATGAGGATCCGGTAACATTCGATACTACGAAATTGCAGGACCGCATTCATGATATTGCTGCTAAAGAGGAATTGAACTTTGCGGGGCAGCGGCTGATCCATTTTGTTCCTTCAACGGATATTGTATTTCTGTTCCAGGAATCACTTCCGTTCCATCCCAACGCGGTGACTTTCCTGGCTGAGATGCAGGGGGGCACAAACATTGCCGAAACCTATTACTCGATAGGCGGTGGTTTTGTGGTGCAGGAAAATGCCCCAAAGGGCGGTAGCGCATCTGTTCAATTGCCTTTCCCGATAGAAAAATCCGCTGACCTCATGCACTGGTGCATGAAAACGGGCATGAGCATCCATGAAATAGTGGCGGAGAATGAACTGAGTTGGCGGAGCGAGCAGGAGACGAGTGCGGGCGTATGGCATATATGGGAAACGATGCGCGACTGCATTTACAAGGGATGTCATACAGAAGGGGTTTTGCCCGGTGGATTGAAAGTGAAGCGAAGGGCTGCGGAACTGAACAGGAAACTGTTGGCCGGAAGAACCTATTCCGACTACGACAGTTGGCTGTTGGCGATCCGCGCCGGCGGCACCGACTTTAAATACATCCTCGACTGGGTAAGTTGTTTTGCATTAGCCGTAAATGAAGAAAATGCCTCATTCGGAAGAGTAGTAACGGCACCTACCAATGGAGCGGCAGGCGTTATTCCAGCCGTATTGCAATACTATGTGGCTTTCTGTGATGGGTATACGAAGGAAAAGATCATCCATTTTTTGCTGACCGCTTCCGAAATCGGCAGCATCTTCAAGAAAGGAGCCACCATATCTGCGGCTATGGGTGGCTGTCAGGCCGAAATCGGCGTTTCATCCGCGATGGCCGCGGCCGGTTTAACGGAAAGCATGGGCGCAACACAACGCCAGGCCATGATGGCCGCTGAAATAGCGATGGAACACCACCTCGGCCTCACCTGTGACCCCATTGCCGGGTTGGTGCAGGTACCCTGCATAGAAAGAAATACGATGGGCGCCATTAAAGCCATCACCGCTTCTCAACTGGCTTTACAAAGTTCTCCGGATTTTGCCAAAGTATCCCTCGACGCAGTGGTTAAAACCATGTGGGAAACCGCACTTGACATGAGCAGCAAATACAAGGAGACCGCCGACGGCGGACTTGCTGTGAACATTCCGCTCTCGCTTAGTGAATGCTGA
- a CDS encoding FKBP-type peptidyl-prolyl cis-trans isomerase, translating to MKQFILGMSILSIVFTGCLKTDDQACNYDPCAGKAPDAQVLALETYLDTNNIIATKHCSGLYYNITDSGSTEKPKDICGSVFVRYSGKLVNGATFDSNVSGVGFQLGGLIEAWKKAIPLIGRNGNITIYVPPALGYGSADVKDQQTQQVVIPGNSILIFEVELVDFN from the coding sequence ATGAAGCAGTTTATATTGGGAATGTCCATTCTTTCCATTGTGTTTACGGGATGCCTGAAAACAGATGATCAGGCCTGTAATTATGATCCTTGTGCAGGCAAAGCTCCTGATGCGCAGGTGCTGGCATTGGAAACTTATCTAGACACAAATAACATTATTGCGACCAAACATTGCAGTGGCCTTTACTACAATATCACCGATTCTGGTTCAACAGAAAAACCAAAGGATATTTGTGGAAGTGTATTTGTCAGGTATTCAGGCAAACTGGTAAATGGGGCTACCTTTGATAGCAACGTGTCGGGTGTTGGATTTCAACTTGGTGGTTTAATAGAAGCCTGGAAAAAAGCCATCCCCCTGATCGGAAGAAATGGCAATATTACTATTTACGTTCCACCAGCACTCGGCTATGGAAGCGCGGATGTAAAAGATCAGCAAACACAACAAGTGGTCATTCCCGGCAATTCGATCCTGATATTTGAAGTAGAACTGGTAGACTTTAATTGA
- a CDS encoding alpha/beta hydrolase — MKTLRSVFLKLSFLMMSVACNTNSQAQQGLEIPLWPQGVPDSNGIAEPELKENGRVRNVTTPTLYVYLPAGDVSKKNIPAVVICPGGGYSILAIDHEGHEFAKWLNDRGIAAFVLKYRLPNKHSFIPLEDVQQAMRLVRSKARQWNVDPKRVGVAGFSAGGHLAASLSVLYKETPLKNDPLKKFTARPDFSILIYPVISMETAVTHAGSRNQLLGNQPDPVLEQQFTTWKQIDKKTPPAFLAHSLDDKAVPIENSRLYRDALQRLKIRTELLELPTGGHGWGMRKNDNTYQQWLTALENWLKPIVK, encoded by the coding sequence ATGAAAACGTTACGATCTGTTTTTTTAAAGTTATCCTTCCTGATGATGTCTGTTGCTTGTAATACAAATAGCCAGGCCCAGCAAGGGCTGGAAATCCCGCTTTGGCCGCAGGGCGTACCTGATTCCAATGGAATTGCCGAACCCGAGCTGAAGGAAAATGGCAGGGTCAGGAACGTAACCACTCCAACTTTATATGTTTACCTTCCTGCCGGTGATGTCTCGAAAAAGAATATCCCGGCAGTAGTGATCTGCCCCGGCGGCGGATACAGCATTCTCGCCATCGACCATGAAGGACACGAGTTTGCAAAGTGGTTGAACGACCGGGGCATAGCCGCCTTCGTATTGAAATACAGGCTTCCGAATAAGCACAGTTTTATTCCGCTGGAAGATGTGCAACAGGCAATGCGGCTGGTGCGGTCAAAAGCTAGGCAGTGGAATGTAGATCCGAAAAGAGTAGGCGTAGCCGGGTTTTCAGCAGGCGGACACCTGGCGGCAAGCCTTTCCGTATTGTATAAAGAAACGCCGTTAAAAAATGATCCGCTTAAAAAGTTTACGGCAAGACCCGATTTCAGCATTTTAATTTATCCTGTTATTTCCATGGAAACTGCCGTCACACACGCTGGTTCAAGGAACCAGTTGCTCGGGAACCAGCCCGATCCCGTCCTTGAACAACAATTCACCACCTGGAAACAAATCGATAAAAAAACACCACCGGCATTCCTGGCGCACAGCCTGGACGATAAAGCCGTTCCAATTGAGAACAGCCGCCTTTACCGTGATGCTCTGCAGCGCCTGAAAATACGGACCGAACTATTAGAACTTCCTACCGGTGGCCATGGATGGGGAATGCGCAAAAACGACAATACTTACCAGCAATGGCTGACCGCGTTGGAAAATTGGCTGAAACCTATCGTGAAATGA
- a CDS encoding glucose 1-dehydrogenase, whose protein sequence is MPTTKEFIEKDTDKEQDMNIQPEYERAYDLQTQKLLDKVAIITGGDSGIGRAVAVHFARHGADVVICYHENEEDAETTRKLVEEKGRKALLFAGDIGDEAVCKDIVEKTIAVFGKIDILVNNAAEQHPKDDIREISAEQLTKTFTTNIFSMFYLTKACVPHFKPGCNIINTTSVTAYKGNPKLIDYSSTKGAIVSFTRALAASLADKGIRVNGVAPGPIWTPLIPSTFDAEHVKKFGQDTPMGRAGQPAEVAPAFVFLASEDASYISGQVIHPNGGYVLNG, encoded by the coding sequence ATGCCAACAACAAAAGAATTTATCGAAAAGGATACGGATAAGGAGCAGGACATGAATATTCAGCCCGAATACGAGCGGGCATACGATCTTCAAACTCAGAAACTCCTGGATAAAGTGGCCATTATTACCGGGGGAGATAGTGGTATTGGCCGCGCGGTAGCGGTGCATTTTGCACGACATGGCGCGGATGTGGTCATATGTTACCATGAAAATGAGGAGGATGCGGAAACCACCCGTAAACTTGTGGAAGAAAAAGGGCGCAAAGCGCTGCTTTTTGCCGGAGACATCGGCGATGAAGCGGTTTGTAAAGATATCGTTGAAAAAACAATAGCCGTTTTCGGCAAAATAGATATCCTGGTCAACAACGCCGCAGAACAGCACCCCAAAGATGATATTCGTGAAATCTCAGCTGAGCAACTCACAAAGACTTTCACCACGAACATCTTCTCCATGTTCTACCTCACGAAAGCGTGTGTACCCCATTTCAAACCAGGCTGCAACATCATCAATACCACTTCCGTAACGGCGTATAAAGGGAATCCAAAACTTATAGATTACTCCTCCACTAAAGGGGCCATTGTATCTTTTACCCGGGCTCTGGCCGCTTCCCTCGCCGATAAAGGCATCCGTGTCAACGGCGTGGCGCCTGGTCCTATCTGGACACCGCTCATCCCTTCCACATTCGATGCGGAACATGTAAAGAAATTTGGACAGGATACCCCGATGGGAAGAGCAGGACAACCGGCCGAAGTAGCCCCCGCCTTTGTATTCCTGGCCTCTGAAGACGCCAGCTACATATCCGGGCAGGTGATACACCCCAACGGAGGCTATGTGCTCAACGGCTAA